In the Sarcophilus harrisii chromosome 1, mSarHar1.11, whole genome shotgun sequence genome, one interval contains:
- the SPN gene encoding leukosialin has product MEMVFPLSLLLLLILSECFWISIATTDSQVADMVTVSSSFLDQHSLTSQPPLEAVSLPGSDSDTTLMSSTALDATLLTSLMTEARDSTPTAEVASSTTFDSGLTSVDKKDLSSTQELTTHVAILSTSVKAVVAAVTTPSIPPPFNATGGQEGNTTLVTKETTPSHEISTGKTTSTSYPGSQTTSTSSLSLTSVSPAKKLQDGSNSALVILVVVIVVATLFVVLFFLWRRRQRRRTGALMLVGNGKHKGAGDAWAGPVQGVEEQAASGSAAGEGDTMNPEGEGTGRRPTLTTFFGKRKSRQDSVMLEDLEAGAATSDLKVESEPLVEKVDEAVKPPEADGLSADESVVGDGNLPSSPVTNV; this is encoded by the coding sequence ATGGAGATGGtgttccctctgtctctcttgttgCTTCTCATCCTCTCTGAGTGCTTCTGGATCTCAATAGCCACTACTGACTCCCAGGTCGCGGATATGGTGACTGTGTCAAGCTCTTTCTTGGATCAGCACTCCTTGACTTCTCAGCCGCCCCTGGAAGCTGTATCCTTGCCAGGCTCAGACTCAGATACGACCCTCATGTCCTCTACAGCCCTGGATGCCACACTTTTGACGTCCTTGATGACAGAGGCCAGGGATAGCACTCCTACTGCTGAGGTGGCATCCTCTACCACTTTTGATTCTGGGCTGACCTCGGTGGATAAGAAAGACCTTAGTAGCACCCAGGAACTGACTACACATGTGGCTATTCTGTCTACTAGTGTCAAGGCTGTAGTTGCTGCGGTAACGACTCCCTCCATACCCCCTCCCTTTAATGCCACTGGAGGGCAGGAAGGGAATACCACCCTAGTCACTAAAGAAACAACCCCCTCCCATGAGATTTCAACGGGTAAGACCACCTCCACAAGTTACCCAGGGTCCCAGACCACTTCCACATCTTCCCTCTCATTGACCAGTGTCTCTCCTGCAAAAAAATTGCAGGATGGCAGTAACTCCGCGCTGGTGATTCTGGTTGTGGTGATTGTGGTGGCAACTCTCTTCGTAGTCCTGTTCTTTCTGTGGCGTCGGCGGCAGAGGAGGAGGACAGGGGCTCTGATGCTTGTGGGAAATGGGAAACATAAAGGAGCTGGGGATGCTTGGGCTGGACCAGTTCAGGGTGTAGAAGAGCAGGCTGCATCTGGGTCAGCAGCAGGTGAAGGGGACACAATGAACCCTGAAGGTGAGGGGACTGGTCGTAGGCCCACACTCACCACCTTCTTTGGCAAGCGGAAGTCTAGACAGGATTCTGTGATGCTGGAGGACCTGGAGGCCGGGGCAGCCACCAGCGACCTCAAAGTCGAGAGCGAACCCCTTGTGGAAAAAGTGGATGAGGCTGTAAAGCCCCCTGAAGCTGACGGCTTAAGTGCTGATGAGTCAGTAGTGGGAGATGGGAATTTGCCATCGAGCCCCGTGACCAATGTATGA